Proteins from one Triticum aestivum cultivar Chinese Spring chromosome 7A, IWGSC CS RefSeq v2.1, whole genome shotgun sequence genomic window:
- the LOC123147873 gene encoding protein ALP1-like, translated as MARGAAVFVALAAMAVIVRAIIRKRRPRITYGPMHERDRIRFDYLNQKIWQSDVLCKNMLRFERAAFFRLCGILRDRNLLEDSPHLSVEQQLAIFLHTIGHNLRNRVVSANFGRSYDTTSIYFRKALHAIGELRNDYIRPPSLETPAKIAGNHRFDPYFKDCIGAIDGTHVRAGVTKDVEPSFRGRKAFTTQNVMAAVDFDLRFTYVLAGWEGSAHDATVLADALTRERGLQVPPGMYYLVDAGYGAKPGFLPPFRGVRYHLNEWGNNPVQNDKELFNLRHSSLRVTVERAFGSLKRRFKILDDAKLFFTFPVQVDIVIACCVLHNYALSQGIDEFIIPEVTWTTQPIRTSRQQLSDNRALVDHRLQIATQMWEDRQLMYANL; from the exons ATGGCTAGGGGAGCAGCTGTTTTTGTTGCATTAGCTGCAATGGCAGTCATTGTTCGGGCTATAATAAGGAAGAGGAGACCACGTATTACCTATGGCCCAATGCATGAAAGAGATCGAATCAGATTTGATTATCTAAACCAAAAAATTTGGCAAAGCGATGTGTTATGCAAAAACATGCTAAGGTTTGAAAGAGCTGCATTCTTTCGTTTGTGTGGTATATTGAGGGATCGCAATTTGCTAGAAGACAGTCCACATCTTAGTGTGGAGCAACAATTGGCAATTTTTTTGCATACAATTGGGCATAACCTTCGGAATAGAGTTGTTTCAGCCAATTTTGGTAGATCATACGACACAACAAGCATCTATTTTAGAAAGGCTCTTCATGCCATAGGCGAGCTTCGTAATGATTATATAAGGCCACCATCATTGGAAACCCCCGCAAAAATTGCAGGAAATCATCGATTTGACCCATATTTTAAG GATTGTATTGGAGCTATCGATGGTACACATGTGCGAGCAGGTGTTACCAAAGATGTGGAGCCTTCTTTTCGTGGTAGGAAAGCCTTTACCACTCAAAATGTGATGGCAGCAGTAGATTTTGACCTCCGCTTCACATATGTTTTGGCTGGATGGGAAGGGTCCGCACACGACGCGACCGTCTTAGCTGATGCATtaactcgtgagagaggcttacaaGTACCACCTG GAATGTACTACCTAGTTGATGCCGGTTATGGAGCCAAGCCAGGGTTCTTGCCACCTTTTCGTGGCGTGAGGTACCATTTGAATGAGTGGGGCAATAATCCGGTCCAAAATGATAAGGAGCTATTCAACCTTAGGCACTCATCTCTACGGGTGACGGTAGAGAGGGCTTTTGGATCTCTCAAGAGGCGTTTCAAAATTTTAGATGATGCCAAACTGTTCTTCACTTTCCCGGTCCAAGTTGACATTGTTATAGCTTGCTGTGTTCTTCATAATTATGCACTATCACAAGGGATCGATGAATTCATTATACCGGAAGTGACATGGACCACCCAACCAATTCGAACATCAAGGCAACAATTAAGTGACAATAGGGCCTTGGTAGACCATAGGCTACAAATTGCCACCCAAATGTGGGAAGATAGGCAACTCATGTATGCAAATTTATGA